CTTGTCAGCCAGCCTGGAATCCCGTTGCTATTACAATGTCTTGTTTGTTGGCTGTCCTTTTCTGCTCTCATCTCGTTCTACTAGTTTCTCTGCTTACCGTGGTCCCTTCCCCATCATGAGTGTTTAGCTCAAGCACATCAGACCAGCACGGGGTCCTTCACCATCATTTTCAGGCTGTTGAGGTAGTTGTATTTTCTTTGGTTACATGTACTTTTCTAGCATTATTTGGCAATTACACGAATTGCTATCATGTTCTATAGGAGAAAGCAGAGAAAAGAGTgttaatatttttatatataatGCCTCCAAAGACTAGCCTTCGTGTCCACGACAAAGTCGTCCAATACAATTGCAAAAAATATCAGCTGAGAATATGAATACCCTTGTTGAATGTGGGACTTGATTCTGAATGGTCAAGATTAACAACAAAGAGCCTGGGCATGTTTGTTTCCCTAGGGCTAAACATTAGTCCTATCATATCGGTCGTTTGAATGTTATTtatgagtattaaataaagtctaataaCAAAACCCATTGCACAGGTAGTGCtagctaattcgcgagacgaatctaatgagtctaattagtccataatttactacagtaaccatccgctaataatgcattaattaggttcattagattcatctcgcgaattagcCCAATggatctataattagttttataattagcttATATTTAATTCTGCTAATTGGCATCAAAACATTCAGTGTGACAAGGTTAAACTTCCCTTGCGAGCCAAACACGCCCAATTGATACGGGGacaagagagagaaggggattcttggtttgggaggaagaaaCAATTGGAAAGTTAGATTTTTCTTAGTTTCCATCTTTATCAGAAGGTATGCGGCATTGCCACGCAGGCCAGTATGAGACCACTTTATTGTAATACATTTACCTCATTGATAATTTATTTGAGTACAACTTAAGTACAAGTGGTTGGTCGTTGCCATCCCACGGAAAGGGGGAGggtatcttttcaaaaaaaaagaaagggggaGGGTACGGTTGGTCGTTGCCAACAACCCCCTTCTATTTATGCCCATTGCCTCCCGGCCGGCACCCGGTAATAAAATTGGCAGGTAGCTTTCCCTTAAATAGTCCTCACTCCCTCCGATCCTCACCCATCCTCGTACTGAGCTTAACGAATAGAGCGAGCGATCGAGTCACGCGCGCGCCGTGCAGAACCAGCAACCTAGCTATGCTTCATCCGAGAGCATGGACATCGGTCGTCAGCTATGGCGGCGAGCTCGCAAGCTCGCTGACTAGCAGTCCAGTTCGCGTCCTGATGGCGGCCGTGATCCTGTgcgccggcgccgtggcggTTCTGCGGCgcacacgccggcggcgggacgtgtacCTCGTGGACTACGGATGCTTCCTGGGCGAGCCACGGCACCGGGTGCCGACCGCGACGGCCACGGAGCACGCGCGCCTGATGCCCTACCTCGTCGACAGCGAGAGCCTCGACTTCATGCTCCGGCTGCACGAGCGGTCGGGCATCGGCGACGAGACCGGCCAGCATCCCGGACTCCCTGCGCTACATGCCGCCCGAGAGCGGCGCCGCGGCGTCCCGCGCGGAGGCCGAGCTGGTCATCTTCTCCGCCGTCGACAGCGCGCTCGCCCGGGCCGCCCCAGCCCtgccgcgcggcgccgcggaCATCGACGCGCTCGTCGCCGCCTGCAGCTTCACCACGCTGGCGCCCGAGTTCGCGGACCTCGTCGTCAACCGGTACGGCCTGCGCGCCGACGTGCGGACCGTGAACCTGTCCGGGATGGGGTGCAGCGGCGCGCTCATCTGCGTCGGCCTCGCCAAGCTATGcagcacggatacggatacaCATATCGGTATCGGAAGAATACGCATATGCGGATACAGCAATTTTCTAAAAACCCCAATACACGGAAacgttttactatttttttaaataaataaataatgccACATATTAAGTTTGTAAAGCAGTAAATTATCTTGCAATAGTAATTAGGAAGAGATGGGCCGTCGGCCTGCTGTTTTACGGCCCAGCTAGCCACCACTTGCCCTAAGCTCTATTTATCCTACAATCCAactcctccgccgccactgccgcaaCTCTTCCTCCCCCTCGCACTCTACTCCTGGCAGGACCCAATCCGTCGCCGCTGGGCCCgatccgccgccggggagggtgGAGGAGACCTTCCCGCGGCCGAATCTTGCCGGAGATGGGGGCGCCGCTGCTCCATCCGCTCCCCTCTCCACGGCGCATTGCCCCTGCTCCGTCTGCTCCCCCTCCATGGCGCACCATCCGGCGCAGCACGGGCGGAccgagcggcgcgcgcggccggcgagcagggATGGAGGGAGGTGCGGAGGAAGATGGCGAGCTCCGCCATGGCTGCAGGGGCGCCCTCCTCCGTCTTCCTCCCGGCGGCTCCCTCCGCCGACGTGCCCGAGCGGGAGGAGAAGAAGGCTGCAGGGTGAGCGAGGAGCcgcggcgcccctcccctgccctCTTCCACGGCGAGCCCGTGCCCCTCCGCCGGTGAGCCATGCGGTTCCTCCCCTACCTCCATGGAGAAATTTGGGCCGGGTCGTATCTATGGCAAGGATACGTATCCATTCCTCAGTTTTCGGCTCATTTAATCTGGGATACGCGGACACGCCACGGATACATATACATGCCGTATCCGTGCCGTATCCATATTGGATACGTATTCGACACGGGATACACGCTTACACTGGCGTATCCGTGTTTCTGAGTCGCCAAGAACCTCCTGCAGGTGGCGCCGCCGGGGACGCGCGCCCTGGTCGTCACCACCGAACTCCTGTCGTCCATGTTCTACGCCGGGACTAAGCGCGAGATGCTCGTGCCCAACGTgctcttccacatgggcgccgccgccatcgtcatGTCCAACTCGCCGGAACGTGCCCGCTTCCGGATCGGCCATGTCGTGCGCACGCTCACCGCCGCGCGGGACAGGGACTACCGCTGCGCGTTCCTTGTATCTCAACCAAGGGTATTCAAATGAATACCCAttattatttaaaaaaactTCACGTAttaacaaagaaaaatagcttaAAATTTTTCAATGTTCATGAAAAATGCGAAACATTGAATATCTATATCTCAAAAcagattaaaattaaaaataattaaaataatttaggttgtcaaataaacttttatttttataccttttaaattttttgaatatctATATCTCAATCAAAACCTGGGCGCGCcaggaggaggacgaccaggGAGTGACCGGCATCAACCTCTCCAAGgagctgccggccgccgccgcgagggcgCTCCAGGAAAACCTACTCGCCTTCGCCCCGGCCGTGCTGCCGGCGACGGAGCTTCTCCGGGTGGCCTTCTCCTCCCTCCGACGCAAGTTCCTGGGCAAGGCTGCGAAGCGCTACCGGTCGGCGTTCCGGCGGGCATTCCAGCACTTCTGCATCCACCCCGGCGGGAGCCTGGGTGCTGAGCGAGGTGCAGCGGGGGCTCGGCCTCTCCGACGGCGACATGGAGGCGTCGCACATGACGCTGCACCGGTTCGGCAACATGTCCGGCAGCTCGCTGCTGTACGAGCTGGCCTACATCGAGGCCAAGGGCCGGATGAAGAAGGGCGACCGGGTGTGCATGATCGGCTTCAGCCCCGGCATAGACTGCAGCAGCGTGGTGTGCGAGTGCAtcaggccggcggcgcgccccgACGACGGACCCTGGGCCGGCTGCATCCACCGCTACCCTGTCCCTTGGAATCTTTAACCATGGAGATCGGAGATTgggcaatatatatatattgagcTCTTGATGAAGAACTTTTGTTTAAATCTGTTTCAATTCTCTGTGTGTGAGCTTTGTTTGCTTGAGACTGTTTTAAGTCTGGTAAAACTCTGGAATAATCAAACGGTTGGATACATCATGGATGTAGAGACCGGCCAGGTGTTCGACAGAATGCCTGCATGGTCGTCGAACCAAGAAACCCCGCGGTGGCTCGGGTCATGGGCGGCGAGGGGTTTCGGCGTGGGCACATCCGATGGGCTCCTTCATCCCCTGCATTGTGAGTGCATTCTCTGCGGTCGTATCGTCTGTGGTGAAGCGTGGCCAAATTGGCCGCCGCTGTGGTTTTGCATGCGAGGCGTTCGACGAAACACCCCGTAAGAGGTCGAGGCTGGAGACTGCCATGGTGGTGGCGTCGTGGGCGGGCCTCCCGTCGGACATCCTGGGCCTCGTCCCGTACTTCGCATACCGCACGAGCGTCGGCGCCGTGTGCCACCACTGGCGCTCCGTTGGGCGCTCCAACATCCTGCTCGGCCTGCACCCAccgctgctggtgctggtgcttcCCAGGTTCAGGCTCTAGTGCTTGTGCTTTGGGGTGCCGATGAGGGCCACCTGGCGTGTCCAGATGCCGCAGGAGGTGGCAGCAGGTGATGTCCGATGTGTCGGCTCTTCCCAAGGATGGCTTGTGGGCGTGGCACCCGTCAGGGATCATGGGGCCTATTACAGAAAATTCGATGGCGAGTGCTTCATGGTGAATGCCTTCTCGTACGAGGTGGTGCATCTGCCACATCTGAGCACGTTCAACCATGGGCTTTCTGGTTACTCTCGTATGGCTCTCCCGGTCAACAATGGCTTTGGTGAGGTCTACTTCACAACCAATGACAAATATACAATGTCGCTCCGCAAAGTGGTACTATCTGCTTCACCTGACTCAGGGTCCAAGTGCATCGTGGTTGCTTCGTCGTTCCACACCATTACACAAACACTTGCTCTCTGGCAGCCTGGGATGAAGTCTTGGCATGTTTGCGATGGCCTCCCAATTGTTGGGCCCAAAGATTTTTCCTTCTACCAGGGGAAGCTGCACGTGCTCTTGAGGTTCATTCCACGCCTCTATGCCTTTGAACTCGAGGAGGATGATCGTGGGGTCGTCGTCTCTCGTGTTGTGCATTGTGTGATTGAGCCACTTCATGAACACCGCATTCAGGCTCGTGGTGTATTGAGTTGCAACATTGTGGTGTGGCGTGGCAACCTATTATTAATCATCAGAAggtatgatactactgagaagtTGTGTACCCAGCGCGCCCTTCATCAAGTTCAAGTGTTTGCACTGGACTTCAGCACAAACCCTTGTGGACTCACAGAGATACACAGCTTTGATGGTGATAGTATCTTTGTTGACTCATGCGGGTGCAATTCCTTTCCTGCTGGTCTGTATGATGGGGTTGAAGGTGATCTTGTGTACTTTGTTGATCAATATAGTAAATATGAGTATGTGGGTGGTTGTTTCAACCCTTCTTATGATACATTTGTGTACAATGTGAGAAATGGTACAGCAAGGCCTTTTGCTGTCGAGTTATCACCAGATAACTTTGGGGTACCAAGGGGCAAGTTGGATATTCCGTTGTGGTTGTTAACCTCCAAATGAGCTGCT
This genomic interval from Panicum virgatum strain AP13 chromosome 8K, P.virgatum_v5, whole genome shotgun sequence contains the following:
- the LOC120645787 gene encoding uncharacterized protein LOC120645787, translating into MRATWRVQMPQEVAAGDVRCVGSSQGWLVGVAPVRDHGAYYRKFDGECFMVNAFSYEVVHLPHLSTFNHGLSGYSRMALPVNNGFGEVYFTTNDKYTMSLRKVVLSASPDSGSKCIVVASSFHTITQTLALWQPGMKSWHVCDGLPIVGPKDFSFYQGKLHVLLRFIPRLYAFELEEDDRGVVVSRVVHCVIEPLHEHRIQARGVLSCNIVVWRGNLLLIIRRYDTTEKLCTQRALHQVQVFALDFSTNPCGLTEIHSFDGDSIFVDSCGCNSFPAGLYDGVEGDLVYFVDQYSKYEYVGGCFNPSYDTFVYNVRNGTARPFAVELSPDNFGVPRGKLDIPLWLLTSK